In the genome of Candidatus Tectomicrobia bacterium, the window CTCCTCAGCCGGGGCCAGGAGATCCACGGCTCGCGCTACTGCTCGATGCTGGAGCTCCGGCAATCCCTGGAACTCGTCCGCCAGGGGCGGATCAAGCCCGTCGTCACCGAGACCTTCAAGCTCGAGGAGACCGAGAAGGGCTTCCAGATGCTTGAAAAGAACGAGATTACCGGGCGCGCCGCAGTGGTGTTCGGATAGGCGGCGCTTCCCCGGCATATAAAGCGGGCGGCCCGGGGGGGGTCATGAGGCGGGAAAAATCCTGGCGGAATCCTGATTCGGCTGCGTAGGAGGGATCGCATGGCCAATACGACCGATACCGTGATGGCGAAGCAGGAGCGCCGCGTCCGGGCGCAGTGGAAGGGGAACTGCAAGGTGGAGCTCAAGGCCCGGAGCCTCGCCTGGATGGCGGACGAACCCAAGGCGGCGGGAGGGGAGGATGCCGGGCCCACCCCGCGGGAGATGGCCCTGGGGGCGCTCGCGGCCTGCGTCACCATCGTCACCCATAAAGTGGCCGAGGATTTGAAGTTCCGCTATTCGGACCAGTCCATCGAGGTCCGGGGCACGGCCGACCCGCGCGGGGCCAAGGACGCCGACAACGGCATCAGCCCCAACTTCGACCATGTGCAGGTCAAGATCACCCTGGTGACGGACGAGCCCGAGGAGCGCGTGGCCGAGCTCAAGCGCCAGCACAAGGGCCGCTGCCCCATCTCGGCCCTCTTCCGGGAGAGCGGCTGCGGCCTCGAGGAGGAATGGATCGTCAAGCGGCCGTGAAGGGGGAAGATTGCAGGGGCGAGGCATGCCTCGCTCCATACGGATGCGGCCGCGCGATATGCCCCGTAGGGGCAGGCCCCTGCGCCTGCCCTGCGAGACAAGGGCGGCCACGTGCGCCACACAAAAAAGGGGGGAGCCCACCGGCTCCCCCCTTCCCTTTCGCGCCAACTGCCGCTGTCTAACCCTTCAGGTGCTTGTTCAGGAAGGCCACCGTCTTCGCCCAAGCGTCATCGGCCGCCTTCTGGTTGTAGCGGGCGCCGCCGGTGTCGTTGTGGAAGGCGTGCTCGACGTTGGGGTAGGTTTCCGAGACGAAGTTCTTCCCCGCCTTCTTCAGGGCGTCCAGGTAGGCCGGGACGCGCTCGTTCACCCGCTTGTCGTTCCCGGCGTAGATGAGGAAGAGAGGAGCCTGGATCTTGGGGACCACGGCGGGGTCGGGCGGGAACCCATAGAAGGCCACCGCCGCGTCGAGGGTGGGCTCGTTCGCGGCGAGGAGGTTCACCATCGCCCCGCCCCAGCAGAAGCCGACCGTTCCCACTTTACCCCCGGCGACCTGGGGGGACTTGTTGAGGAATGCCACTCCGGCGCGCAGGTCGGCCAGGGCGTCCTCGCGCGCGAGGTCGCGGATGGCGGCGATGGCCTGCTCCTGGACGGGCGGGGTTCCGCCCTTGCGGGAGAGGAGGTCCGGGGCGATGGCGTGGAGGCCCGCCACGGCGGCCTTCCGGGCCACATCGCGGATGTGGTCGTTCAGGCCCCGGTTCTCGTGGATGACGATCACCGCGGGGAGGGCCCCCGCTCCCTTGGGCCGGGCCTGGTAGGCCTTCACGGGGCCCGCCGGGCCCGGGTAGCTGACCTCTCCCGCCTGCAGCTTGGGGTCATCGGGGGCGACCTTGGCGGCTTCGGCGTTACCCTCCAGCAAGGGGAGGATGGAGGTGGCGGCCGCGGCGCCCCCGGCCAGTTGGGTCAGCCGGCTCATGAACTCCCGGCGGGGCATGGGGGTGTGCCGGAACTCGTCGTACAGGTCGATGATGGCGCGGTTCATGCCGTTCTCCTCGGTCGGATGGGGCGGCGCGCCTCGCGCCCGGGGGCCGAGGCTTCGGGTGTGTCTTTACTAACACGCGGAGGGGGGTTCGAGTTTCGGCGGCTTTCTATGCCAGGCGGGCCTTCGCGTAACGGGCGAATTCCGCGAAAATCCGTCCACGCTGGACCGATTTTCATCTGCATCCTATTTTCGGAGCGGGTGGCCCTGAAACGCCATGAAGGGAGGCTTCGCATGCCGGCTGCGAGGGAAGGTGCCGCAATCCACCCGCGTCCCGCCTCGGGCGCAACCGCGGCGCGGCCGGCCAGGGCGAGGGAGAGACGGTGACACCCCGCGAGTGCCTCATCCTCTTCGCGCGCCCGCCCCGCCCCGGCCAGGTGAAGACGCGCCTCTCCCCCCTCCTGGGCCCGGAGGGCGCGGCCGGGCTCTACGAGGCCTTCCTCCTGGACGCCGCCCGGCTGGCGCGGGAGTTTCGGGCGGCGCGGCCGGGCCTTGGGCTAGTGGCCGAATGGGCGCTCGGGGAGGGAGAAGACGCCTCCGCCCTCCCCCTCTCCGCCTGGCTCCCCGGGCCCTTCCGTCACCGGGCCCAGGCGGGAGCCGACCTGGGGGCGCGGATGGCCTCGGCGCTGGAGCGGGCGCTCATGGAAAGCGCGGCGGCCGTCCTCATCGGGACGGATTTCCCCGACCTTCCGGCGCGCATCCTGGCCGACGCCTTCGACGCGCTCGCGGCGCCTTCCTCGAAGCCGGTCCGCGCGGCCATCGGGCCCGCCGGGGACGGCGGCTACTACCTCATCGGCCTGAGCGCGCCGAGGCGGGAGATCTTCGAGGGCATCGCCTGGGGGACGGAAGGGGTGTTCGACGCCACGGTGCACAAGCTGCTGGCGCTGGAGGCGGAGGTTTCGGTCCTGGACCGCTGGGAGGACGTGGACTCCCCCGCCGCCCTGGAGGCGCTGCGCCTGCGGCTGGCGGCCCGGCCGGCGGAGGTGGCGCGGCACACCCGCGAATGGCTGGGGGGAGAACCTTAAATTTCGAGTTGAACACCGAATTCGACCACGCGGTCGGAAGGAATCCGGAAGTAGAGCGCGGCGCTGCGGGAATTGCGGGACATGAACATGAAGAGTTCTTTCCGCCAGCGCGGCATGCCGGACGCCCTTTGGCGCCCGATGAGGAGGGTTTCCTTGCCGAGGAAGTAGGAATGCGTTCCCTCCCTGAACTTGAAATCCTTGAAATCGATCTGCAACAGGGCGGTCGGCACGTTCGGGTCCTGCATGAAGCCGTAGCGGAGCTTGATCCGGTACATGCCGTCCGCGACCACTTCCATCTGCGCCCGCTCTCTCCAATTGACGGCGGGGATCTCCTCCACGATCACCGAGAGCAGGATCACCCGCTCGTGCAGGACCTTGTTGTGCGCCAGGTTGTGCTGCAGCGTCGCCGGGATGCCCCTGGGATTGCCCGTGAGGTAGATGGCGATGCCGGGCACGCGGACGGGCGGGCTCTTCCGGATCGTCTCGAGGAACTCATCGACCGACTGGGTTTCCTCGCGGAGCTTGTCGCTCAAGTACTTTCTCCCGCGCGCCCAAGTGGTCATAAAAGCGAAGACGGCGGCGGCGACCGTGAGGGGGAACCATCCGCCCGACGCGATCTTGACGATGTTCGCCCCGAAGAAGGCCATGTCCACGATCAGGAAGGCTCCGATCAGGATGAGCGCCGGGAGAGCCCCCCATCTCCAGAATTCGCGCACGACGAAATACAGCAGGACGGTCGTGACGAGCATGGTGGTGCTCACCGCCACGCCGTAGGCGTTAGCCAGGTTGCCCGACCGCCGGAACGCCAAGACGAGGGCGATCGTCCCTATCAGCAGGACCCAGTTCACGACCGGGACATAGATCTGCCCGATCTCCTCGGGGGAGGTGTGCTGGATGGTCATGCGGGGGGAGTAGCCGAGCTGGATCGCCTGACGGGTCAGCGAAAAGGCGCCCGAGATGACGGCCTGGGAGGCGATGACCGTCGCCGCCGTCGCGAGGAGGACCAGAGGGTAGAGAGCCCACCGCGGGGCCATGTGGAAGAAAAGGCTGGGAAGCACGTCGGGGCTCCGCATCAGCAGTGCCCCCTGCCCCAGGTAATTGAGCACGAGGGCCGGAAGCACGAGGCCGAACCAGCCCATCCGTATCAGCCGCTTCCCGAAGTGCCCCATGTCGGCGTAGAGGGCCTCGCCGCCGGTGACCACGAGGAAGATGGCGCCAATCACCCCGGTGCCCTCCAGGCCATGGGCCATGAGGAAACGAAAGGCGTAGCGCGGATCGATTGCCAGCAGAACCTGGGGCGACTTCATGATGGAGACGACGCCGAGGGCGCCGATGGTGAGGAACCAGATCGTGACCACGGGCCCGAAGAGGAACCCGATCCGCTCCGTGCCCCGGTGCTGGGGCAGGAACAGCGCCACCAGGATGGCCAGGGAGATGGGAATCACGTAGGGCTCGAACAGGGGCGTGGCCACGTGCAGGCCCTCGACGGCGCTCAGCACCGAGATGGCCGGGGTGATCATGCTGTCCCCGTAGAGGAGGGCGGCGCCGAACAGCCCGAGCGCGCTCAATGCATACCGGCGCCGGCCGGTGATCCCCTGCCTCTGTATCACGAGCGCCATCAGGGCCAGGATGCCTCCCTCCCCGTGGTTGTCGGCCCGGAGGACGAAGGCGAGATATTTGATTGAAATAACCAGGATGAGGGACCAGAAAATGAGGGACATCACCCCCAGAATGTTGGCCTGCGTCAGAGAGAGGCCATGCTCGCCGAGGAAGGACTCCCGCACGGCGTAGAGGGGACTCGTCCCGATGTCCCCGTACACCACCCCCAGCACGGCCAGCAGGTGCGGGGCGAGGCGCGAGAATCCCTCGTTGTGAGGCGCGCCGTTCGTCTTCGGAGGTCTCATAAGGGCTCTTATGTCGTCGTGGGCCACTCGCCCCGGAACCAGAGGCGAGCATCCCCGGCAACTCCGAAGGGGGGAGTCAGCCCGGCCGGATCCAGGTCAGCGCGACTCGCCTAAGGAAGATGAACATCAATGAGTTATGCACCAAAAGAAAATTAGACCGTATCTCGCCCAAAGCCGGGATGACAAAATATCCCGCCCCGCCGTCCTCTTGCGAGGGCGCAAGTGAAATGGGATCATTCCGCCGATTTGTCAAGCACGCGTAAAGTACCGGTGGAGGCGGCGATGATTTCCGTCCGGCGCCTGGCGGCCTTCGGCGTGGCCGCGGCGCTCTGGGTTCTTCCGGCTTCTCCGGCCCCGGCCGCCCAGGGGGAGGACATCCTCTCCTCCGAGCCCGGGCGCATGGCCTCCCGCCCCGGCGAGGACGCCCTGAGCACCCTGCCCCCGGCGGGGCCGGCCGGCCTCCCGCCGGCCGCGCCTTCCCTTTTGCCAGTGACCCCCAAGGCCCCTGCCGGGGCGGGCGTCGAGGTGCTGAACGGGAGCGGCTTCGGCGGCCAGGCCGCCTACTGGGCCGCCCGCCTGCGCGGGCAGGGCGTCGAGGTCGCCCGGGTGGCGGACGCGGACCGCCTGGATCATCCCCGGACGGTCATCTACTATGCGGAAGGGTCCGAGAAGGCCGCCCTCGAGATTCGCCGCCTCCTCGGGCGCAGGGGGAGGCTCCAGGCCGGGAAGCCGGCCGGACGGCACGCCGTCGTCGTGGTGCTGGGCCGCGACCTGCCCGTCGAGGCCCGGGAGGAAACGCCCGGCAAGGATTGAGGATGCCAGTTCTGAAATTTGGTGGCCTGACGCCATTGGCGCGATGAACCTGTAGGGGCGTACGGCCGTACGCCCCTACGAAAAACGCGTCACCGGCCCACATACAAAGGCCAACGCGACGGCTTCAGTAGGCTGTTATGAGGAAGCGGTGAATTTTCCCCCGCCGCGCCTGCCCCGAGCCATTCCCAGAGGACGCCCCGATGAAAGCCGATCTCCTGATCTCCAACGCCCGGATCGTCACGCCCGCTGGGACCTACCGGGGGCACCTCTACGTCGACGGCGGCCAGATCGCGGCCATCACCAAGGAAAAGGAGGCGGGGGCCCGGCGCGAGATCGACGCCGCCGGCCGCTATCTCATGCCTGGGATGGTGGACGAGCACGTCCACATGATGGACCCCGGCTTCACCGACCGGGAGGACTGGACCCAGGGCACCAAGTCCGCAGCCCGGGGGGGCATCACCACCGTCATCGACCACCACCGCAGCGAGCCCCTCGTCTACACCCGGAAGATCCTCGAGGAGAAGACCGAGTACATCCGCTCCCGCGCCGTGGTGGACTACGGCCAGCTCGGCGGCATCGACCTCGACAACCTCGAGCACCTGCGGCCCATGTGGGAGGGTGGCGCGCTCGGCTTCAAGGGCTTCATCTGCGAGCTCCACGGCGTGCCCGACCTCTCGGAGGGCGTGCTCCTCGACGTGATGCGCGAGGTCAAGAGCTTCGGCGGCGTGGTCATGCTCCATTGCGAGAGCGACTCCATCCTGAAGAAGGCCAAGGCCCGGATCGACGCCGAGGGCCGCACCGACTACATGTGCATCACCGAGTGGCGCAACCCCGAGGCGGAGACCGTGGCCACCCTGGACGCCATCTCCCTGGCCGAGCTGACGGGCTGCACGGTGCTCGTGGCCCATGTGAGCCAGCCCAAGCTGCTCCAGGCCATCCGGGACGCCCGGCGCCGGGGCGCGAACATCTACGCCGAGAGCTGCCCGCAGTACTTCTATCTCTCGACCGAGCACCTCAAGAAGTCGGGGCCCTTCGTGAAGTTCACCCCCGTCATCCGGGAGCCCGAGGTGGTGGAGGGCATGCGCGGCGCCCTCGGCCGGGGCATGGTGGACACCATCGGCACCGACCACTGCCCCTTCCCCCGCGCCAAGAAGGAGGCGGGCGTCAAGGACATCCACAAGGCCCCATTCGGCATCCCGGGCTGCGACACCACGGTACGGCTCATGCTGAACGCGGTGAGCGATGGCGTCCTGACCTTGAACCAACTCGTGCGCGTCTGCTGCGAGCAGCCCGCCCGGCTCTTCCGCCTGTATCCCCGCAAGGGCAGCATCCAGATCGGAGCGGACGCCGATCTCCTCCTCGTGGACATGGAGAAGGAGGAGGTCCTCCGCGACGAGGACATCGTCTCCAAGTGCAGATGGACGCCCTTCAACGGCTGGAAGGTGAAGGGCGCGCCCGTGATGACGCTGGTCCGCGGCCAGGTGGTAATGGAGGGCGGGAAGGTCATCGGCGAGGCCGGGTCAGGCCGCCCGGTCGAGCGCGTGGAAGCCTGAGACGGAGAACGGCAAACCCGCCGCCAATTGTGGCCGGGCGCGATGGAGAAGTTCAAGGAAATCCACGAGCGCTGGATCGACATCTGGAACGGGGACCTGGGGCTGATTGTGGAGGTGGTTTCGCCCCGCTTCGTGGGTCGCTGGCCGCCGGTGAGGCCCGATGTCCCCTACGACGTCGTCGGCCCGGCCCGCATGAGGCAGATGGTGGAGATGTCCCGGACGCTCATCCCGGACCTGCGGGTCTCGGTGGAGGCCGGGCCCATCGCCGAGGGCGCCGTCCTGGCGGCCCGCTGGGTGGGCCGGGGCCGCTACGCCGGGGGCATCCGGGGGGCGACGGCCCCGCCCGGCACCGAGGTGGCCTTCTGCGGGTGCGATTTCCTGCGCATCGAGTCGGACCGGATCGTGGAATACTGGGTCAGCTCGGACGGGCTTTCCCTTCTGGCCCAGGTGGGCGCCCTGCCCGGCCAGGAATAAAAATTCCCTCGAATTTTCCCTAAAGTCTCCCCCTCCGGCTGCCGATATAACGCATGGGTATCCTTGGCCCGACGCTGATCTTTTGCCTGATAACGATGAGGATTTCGCGATAGATTCCAGCCGCTTGAACGCCCCCTGGGGATATTTTACGTGAAGATCGCCCCCTATCTTGCGACGAGCATCCAGCGCAGCTACCTGCGTCAGCAGCGCATCGGGGAGCGCATCGCCGAGCTCAAGGGGGCGGACGAAGCGGCCGCTACGCCCCCCGCAGCCCAAGTCGACATCCCGGAGGCGCTCCTCAAGACCTCCCGGACGGGCCGCAAGGACCTCCAGCACGCCAGGGAGGAGCAGCTCGAGGAGCTGACCGGCCGCTTCGTGCAGCGCTTCCTGGAGACTTTCTCCCAGAAGCCCGGCGAGGCCCGGGGCGGGGAGGAGGGTCCGGGGCGCCCCTCCTTCGGGAGGATCCTGGAGAACCTGGATATCCACGTGTACGAGGAGACGGACGGCAAGGGCGGCCTCGTCGTCCAGCGGGAGAGCGGCCAAGTTCTCCTCCACCTGCCCCCCGAGACCCGGGAGGTGGCCACGGAGGAGCTCAAGAAGCTGGCCCGCGACATTCTGCAGGAGTTGATCTAAGCTGCACCGAGCCTGGACGCGCGCAGGGAGAGAAGCCGTGACGGACCTGGACCCCATCCGAAGGAAAATCAGCGGCGAGGCCTACACCGAGTCGCTCCGCAAGAAGGAAAAGGCCGAGCAGGCCCGGGGCGGGGGCCAGAAGGCCAGCGCCGGCGGGGCCGCCCAGGAGGGCGAGCGCGTCGAGGTCAGCGACAAGGCCCTGATGCTGAGCCGCATCCAGCGCGCCCTGGCCGAGATCGCCGACGTGCGCGCGGACCTCGTGGCCGAGATCCGGGCCCGCATCGAGCGCGACGAGTACCACGTCCAGGGCGAGGTCATCGCCGACAAGGTCATCCGCGACGCTCTCAAGGAGATGAAGTCCATCCGCCGGGGGTGATTGGAGAAACGTCCACTTTGACGGATGGGGTCATTTCTCCCTCTCCCGGAGGGAGAGGGGGGTCATGGCGTACGAGCTTTGCCCAATCTTTTACATTTCCCCGCCCTTTTGCTGAAGCGAACTCTTTCACCCTCCCTCGAAATCCGAGCGCCGCACCACGGCCGGCATGGGCCGCTCGTTGACGTGAAGCTGGAACACGTCCGGGCGCGCGTAGTGGCCCACCACGTCGAAGTCGTACTTCCCCCGCGGGATCTCGGCCAGATCGATCTCGGCCGTCAGGATGGCCGGCCCCTCGAAGTGGGGCCCCGCCAGCACCCGGCCGAGGGGCGACACGACGCAGCTCCCGCCCCGCATCAGCACGGTTTCGGGCGCGCAATCGGCGGGGTAGTCCGCCGGGCAGTCGGCGCGGGTGAGGTACTGGCAGGCCGAGAGGACGAAGCAGCGGCCCTCCAGGGCCACGTGGCGCATGGTGGAGAGCCAGGTGTCGCGGTCGTCGGCCGTGGGGGCGCAGTAGATTTGGACCCCCTTCGAATACATGGCCATGCGCAGGAGCGGCATGTAGTTCTCCCAGCAGATGACCGCCCCCAGGCGCCCGAGGGGGGTGTCCAGGGCGGCCAGGGTGGAGCCGTCCCCGAAGCCCCAGATGAGGCGCTCCATCGCCGTGGGCATGAGCTTACGGTGCTTGCCGAGGAGCGTCCCATCCGGCCCGTAGAAGAGGACCGTGCAGTAGAGGGTGCCCCCGTCGCGCTCCATGACCCCCACCACGAGATGCACCTTGTTCTCGCGGGCCGCCCGGCCGATGGCCGCCTCGTCCGGGCCGCCGAGCTCCAGGGCGCTCTCGAAGTAGCGCCGGAAGTCCTCCCTCCCCTCCGGGGTGCGCCGCCCGACCCGGGCTCCGAAGTCCAGCTCCTTGGGATAGCCCGAGACGAAGGCCTCCGGGAAGAGGACCAGGGAGGCTCCCTTGATGGCCGCCTCGGCGGTCAGCCGGCGGAGCTTCTCGATGGTGCGGGCGCGGTCGAAGACGGCCGCCCCGGCCTGGACCACGGCGGCGAGGAAGGTCTGGGCCATGCGGAGTTCTCCCCTTGGGAAGGATGGCCGGTGAGCCGGCAGCAGCTTATGGCGCATTGTAGGGCGCGGGGAGAGGCCCTCCAAGTGCGGGCGCGAAAAAAGCCGGCCTCCTGGGGGAGGCCGGCTTCTGCTTCCGCGAAAACGGGCGGGCGGCTCAGGTCACCGGGGCGTAGTACTGCTTGAACTCCTCCGGGATCTCCTCCTCGCGCACGTCCTTCATCGAGAGCCGGATGCGCCCGTTGCCCTCCACGTCGAGGCACTTGACCAGGACGCGATCGCCCTCCTTGAGGACTTCCGAAACCTGGCCGATGCGCCGCTTGGCGATGTTGCTGATGTGCACCAGGCCGTCCGTGCCCGGGAATATCTCCACGAAGGCGCCGAAGTCCATGAGCTTGCGGACCGTGCCGTAGTAGTACTTGCCCGGCTCGGCCTCCTGGGTGAGCTCGCGGATGATCTCGATGGCGCGGCGGGCGCTGGCCTCGTCGGCCGAGGCGACGAAGATGGTGCCGTCGTCCTCGATGTCGATCTGGGCGCCCGTCTCCTCGACGATCCCCCGGATGACCTTCCCGCCGGGTCCGATGACGTCCCGCACCTTGTCCTTGTTGATGTTGATGGTGAAGATGCGCGGCGCGTAGGGGGAGATCTCCGGCTTGGGGGCCGAGATGACGGCGTCCATCTGGTCCAGGATGAACAGCCGGGCCTCCTTCGCCTGCTGCAGGGCGTCGCGCACCAGGCTGAACTTGAGGCCCCTGATCTTGATGTCCATCTGGAGGGCGGTGATGCCCTCGCGGGTGCCGCCCACCTTGAAGTCCATGTCACCGAGATGATCCTCGATCCCCAGGATGTCGGTCAGGATGGCGGTGCGGCCCGTGCCCTCCTCGCTGATGAGGCCCATCGCCACGCCGGCCACGGCCGACTGGGTGGGCACGCCCGCCGCCATGAGGGAGAGGCTCGACCCGCAGATGGTGGCCATGGAGGAGCTGCCGTTGCTCTCGGTGATCTCCGAGACGATGCGGATGGTGTAGGGGAAGCTCTCGTGGTCGGGCAGGACGGCCTGCACCGCCCGCGCGGCCAGCGCCCCGTGGCCGACCTCGCGGCGGCCGGGGCCCCGGTTGGGTTTGGCCTCGCCCACGCTGTAGCCGGGGAAGTTGTAGTGGAGCAGGAAGTAGCGGTCGGACTTCCCGTCCAAGGTGTCGATGAGCTGGGCGTCGCTCCCGGTGCCCAGGGTGACGGTCACCAGCGCCTGCGTCTCGCCCCGGGTGAAGAGGACGCTCCCGTGGGGCCGGGCCAGGGGATTCATCCGGATGGTGATGGGCCGCACCGTCTTGAGGTCCCGCCCGTCCGCCCGCACGCCCTTGTCGAGGATGATGCCCCGGAAGACCTCCTTCTCGATCTTGGAGGCAATCTCGCCGACCGTCTTCTTATCCGGAGCCCCATCGCCCGTGCAAAGCGCCTCGACGGCGGCCTTCTTGGCCTCGCCGATGGCCTGGTACTGGGCCAGCTTCTCGTGGATCTGGGCCGCCTGCTGGAAGCGGGGGACGGCGATCTCGCGCACCCGGCGGACGAGGTCCTCATCGGTCTTGGGCTCTTCGATCGCGCGCTTGGGCTTGCCGACCTCCCGCCGGAGCTCCTCCTGGAGGGCGCAGAGCTGACGGATGACGGCGTGGCCCTTCTCGAACGCCTCCATGTAGGCGTCCTCGGAGACCTCGAAGCTCCCCGCCTCGACCATGACCAGGGCGTCGGCCGTGCCGGCCATGACGCAGTTCAGGTCGCTCTCCACCTGCTGGGGAATGGTCGGGTTGACGATGATCTCCCCGTTCACCCGCCCCACCCGCACGGCGCCGATGGGGCCGCCGAAGGGGATGTCCGAGATGTGGAGGGCGGCGGAGGTGCCGTTGATGGCCAGGATGTCCGCGTCGCAGGTGCGGTCGTAGGACATCACGAGGTCCTGGATCATCGTCTCGCAGCGGTAGCCCTTGGGGAAGAGCGGGCGGATGGGCCGGTCGATGAGCCGGCAGGTCAGGACCTCCCGCTCGCCGGGGCGGCCCTCCCGCCGGAAAAAGTTCCCCGGGATGATCCCGGCGGCGTAGAAGGCCTCGCGGTAGTCCACCGTGAGCGGGAAAAAGTCGATTCCCTCGCGGGGGCTGTCGGAGCCGCAGGCGGTGCAGATAACGGAGGTGTCCCCGTAGTGCATCATCACCGCGCCGCCGGCCTGCTTGGCGATCTCGCCCGTCTCGAAGGCGAGCGTATATCCGTTGATGGAGATCTCTTTTCTTATGGGTGGCATCAGGACTTCCCTCTGGAGGCGGGCGCGCCAGCTAGCGGCGGATGCCGAGGCGCTCGATGATGGCGCGGTAGCGGTTGATGTCCTTCTCCCGGAGGTAATCCAGGAGGCGCCGCCGCTGGCCCACGATCTTGAGGAGCCCCCTTCGGGAATGGTGGTCCTTCGTGTGGGTCTTGAAATGCTCGGTGAGGTAGGTGATTCGCTCGGTCAGGATGGCCACTTGGACCTCGGCCGAGCCGGTGTCTTTCTCGTGCGCTCTGTGCTGCCCGATGACTTCGGTCTTCCGCTCCTTGGCTAGAGGCATTTCCTTCGGTTCCTCCCACTTCTCTCTGTGGCTTGGGCCCTCCCAAGCCGTTCGCGAGCACCCGCTCAGGTTGGGCAAATCTTAGCCGAGATTGATCCCATTGTAAACAGGGGGGGTCCGGGGCGGGCGGAGCGAGAGGCAAACGCGATTCCGCCGTCTATTCGGCGAAAACCCGGTCGGGCGCCACCCAGCCCCGGGCCCGCTCCCGGGGCGGAAGCATCCGGCCCACGGCGAGGAGCTCCCCTCCCGGAGCCAGGAGACGCACCCGGCCTTCGGCCGGCGGGACCTCCCCCTCGGCCCAGTCGCGGGGCTTGAGCGCCGCCCCGTGGCGCACCCGCTCCCCGGCCTCGGGCCGCACCGTCAGGGCGGGCAGATGGCCGAGCGCCTGGGCGGGGCTCATGAGGGCCTCGGCCAGCTTCCCCTCCCCGGCCAGGCCGCGAATCTCCTCCAGGGTCCGGGCGGCCTCCAGCCGGAAAGGCCCGAGCGCCGTCCGGGTGAGGGCCGCGAGGCACCCTCCCGATCCTTGGCGGGCCCCCACGTCGTGGCACAGCACCCGGATGTAGGTGCCCCGGCTGCAGGTCACCTCGAAAGTGAGGAGCGGCCCT includes:
- the rpsO gene encoding 30S ribosomal protein S15; translation: MPLAKERKTEVIGQHRAHEKDTGSAEVQVAILTERITYLTEHFKTHTKDHHSRRGLLKIVGQRRRLLDYLREKDINRYRAIIERLGIRR
- the pnp gene encoding polyribonucleotide nucleotidyltransferase — translated: MPPIRKEISINGYTLAFETGEIAKQAGGAVMMHYGDTSVICTACGSDSPREGIDFFPLTVDYREAFYAAGIIPGNFFRREGRPGEREVLTCRLIDRPIRPLFPKGYRCETMIQDLVMSYDRTCDADILAINGTSAALHISDIPFGGPIGAVRVGRVNGEIIVNPTIPQQVESDLNCVMAGTADALVMVEAGSFEVSEDAYMEAFEKGHAVIRQLCALQEELRREVGKPKRAIEEPKTDEDLVRRVREIAVPRFQQAAQIHEKLAQYQAIGEAKKAAVEALCTGDGAPDKKTVGEIASKIEKEVFRGIILDKGVRADGRDLKTVRPITIRMNPLARPHGSVLFTRGETQALVTVTLGTGSDAQLIDTLDGKSDRYFLLHYNFPGYSVGEAKPNRGPGRREVGHGALAARAVQAVLPDHESFPYTIRIVSEITESNGSSSMATICGSSLSLMAAGVPTQSAVAGVAMGLISEEGTGRTAILTDILGIEDHLGDMDFKVGGTREGITALQMDIKIRGLKFSLVRDALQQAKEARLFILDQMDAVISAPKPEISPYAPRIFTININKDKVRDVIGPGGKVIRGIVEETGAQIDIEDDGTIFVASADEASARRAIEIIRELTQEAEPGKYYYGTVRKLMDFGAFVEIFPGTDGLVHISNIAKRRIGQVSEVLKEGDRVLVKCLDVEGNGRIRLSMKDVREEEIPEEFKQYYAPVT